In Plodia interpunctella isolate USDA-ARS_2022_Savannah chromosome 1, ilPloInte3.2, whole genome shotgun sequence, one DNA window encodes the following:
- the vkg gene encoding collagen alpha-2(IV) chain isoform X1 — MTGPARARRIALHLVPVALLLILWTPQHTSAVVCNQTICDCKGIKGRRGDPGPVGFVGLPGDYGEDGPEGRMGPPGLLGDVGDIGNDGDKGERGFDGSYGPPGYPGPQGPKGLQGLQGPAGLDGCSGIDGRPGYPGIMGPPGNRGMPGKYGDKGFKGDSGEGGANSRGVVGDKGDSGWPGPPGLQGPKGFMGNSGQRGDDGDQGPSGPKGEPGYRGDLGEDNFGSKGDKGETGEPGDAGKPYLRPALPFQNNRTIVAKGPVGPKGYRGLKGENGEKGFSGSPGRPGSDGEPGLDGMKGDQGEVGPRGKPGHQGAPGPPGQKGLKGAPGLPGIDGKDGEVGRVGEDGMNGNPGPQGPAGDPGIYDERLDVPPLPGVMGAQGPVGKPGPKGFPGRDGSIGPPGFRGPPGLPGVKGVQGKIGNPGISPKGEPGNDGYKGLPGPRGPMGYSGPPGVEGPKGQKGYTIFGPKGEMGDEGINGVHGTRGDRGEIGLMGPPGIPGTGVDAIGPPGERGRPGSPGDSGDPGFPGRPGLLGPKGIRGDDCPYCPSGTPGIKGKKGESGLFGQKGYPGLPGLAGQRGLPGYPGRNGTRGQKGPKGFKGKQGPAGEEGLKGRKGVLRRPPLPQIAKEKGNMGERGLPGTSGLRGDRGLPGGWGENGPKGVKGHRGDHGRPGMPGRDGSPGDDGIPGQPGRNATTPMSFLFGQKGEPGPNGEPGNQGDTGRKGDPGDSSGFINLMKGDKGVQGPVGPKGYTGMKGIIGDRGEDGFPGLSGDRGLRGLALTGEIGEKGQPGERGSIGDFGEPGPPGPQGPAGFPAPKGVKGSIGAVGPSIIVGDRGVQGLPGSPGTPGLQGYPGIPGQPGSYGIKGETGPPGDMGREGNTGLTGRKGFPGIQRPGPPGLPGKNGFPGRMGLFGERGPDGSPGEPGDIGPKGMIGEVGAIGKQGMQGTPGVDGVRGFPGYIGAPGLAGQPGDQGDSGPPGYDGEPGPPGNEGRKGEKGIKGVIGISGPQGYDGVRGNKGINGDIGEYGAKGERGEDATHGNKGDTGDSGYDGRPGLPGQKGAKGIKGDIGEMGISLTGEQGVKGEEGPDGFPGAPGIKGASGERGDDGYSGVKGALGDKGSIGFPGFPGRKGLDGNPGRPGVRGLPGEVGEIGDEGDEGLPGRMGIPGLQGDRGLIGPKGPRGDFGLKGLQGSPSYSYPAPKGDRGDSGYDGELGLPGDYGEPGYPGPKGVRGYKGDQGQVGYPGKMGLTGPRGLPGNQGPPGMPGLHALDGKGLPGEPGVDGLPGWPGPRGQKGAPGIYGPDGPKGIKGNPGISFRGPKGPKGIEGSPGRRGFSGAVGIPGLEGTPGLSGPRGDLGEPGFAISPKGPMGEIGYKGAEGIKGEVGERGDTGYPGFGGIQGPMGLPGLPGEDGEIGSEGLPGIKGLKGDKGDMVNPWEVSQGPKGDVGPQGYPGGPGRDGMESISLRNGMKGKKGIRGDRGSQGAVGFMGNPGPMGRKGITGLKGFEGPQGYRGQPGIPAVRPVPKSRGFYYALHSQSSMIPQCPQGTTPMWNGFSLIHIVANAQAHGQDLGAPGSCLRKFSTMPYMFCNLNNVCDFAQREDYSFWLSTDAPMPMAMTPIEAREVGLYISRCQVCESPTRMIAIHSQSNEVPRCPDDWDQLWIGYSFLMHMAGSDAAGQSLVSPGSCMQEFRTRPFIECNGLGRCNYFATAISYWLSTIEDNKMFQKPEQQTLKQDHVNRISRCAVCMRRPPARASNTYQYTGGSPSVTSVPNAYIRGNYPRRHRLRPHRGGRHVRRHP, encoded by the exons GTCGTGTGTAACCAAACGATTTGCGATTGCAAAGGAATAAAGGGGAGAAGAGGTGACCCTGGCCCCGTTGGATTCGTCGGTCTACCAGGTGACTATGGAGAGGACGGGCCCGAGGGACGCATGGGGCCGCCAGGCCTGCTCGGCGACGTGGGCGACATCGGAAACGACGGAGACAAAGGGGAAaga GGTTTCGACGGTTCCTACGGTCCTCCAGGATATCCTGGGCCACag GGACCCAAAGGATTACAAGGACTTCAGGGACCTGCTGGGTTGGACGGTTGCAGTGGCATTGATGGAAGGCCTGGTTACCCTGGTATAATGGGGCCGCCTGGTAATAGAGGCATGCCAGGAAAGTATGGAGATAAAGGTTTCAAAGGAGATAGCGGTGAAGGAGGCGCTAATTCTCGCGGCGTAGTAGGCGACAAAGGTGACTCTGGTTGGCCTGGACCGCCTGGCTTACAAGGTCCCAAGGGTTTTATGGGAAATAGTGGACAACGCGGCGACGATGGTGATCAG GGTCCATCGGGTCCTAAAGGCGAACCAGGATATAGAGGTGATCTTGGAGAAGACAATTTTGGATCTAAAGGAGACAAGGGAGAAACTGGGGAACCAGGTGATGCTGGAAAACCATATTTACGACCAGCGTTGCCGTTTCAAAATAACCGAACTATAGTTGCCAAAGGTCCAGTGGGACCTAAAGGGTACCGAGGGTTAAAGGGAGAGAATGGAGAAAAAGGATTTTCCGGCTCACCAGGCCGTCCA gGATCGGACGGGGAGCCAGGACTAGATGGCATGAAAGGAGATCAAGGTGAAGTAGGCCCTCGTGGAAAACCTGGACATCAAGGTGCCCCAGGACCGCCAGGGCAGAAAGGGTTGAAAGGAGCACCAGGTCTCCCGGGCATAGATGGAAAAGATGGTGAAGTTGGTCGAGTTGGTGAAGATGGAATGAATGGAAATCCAGGACCTCAGGGACCAGCAGGAGACCCAGGGATATATGATGAAAGATTAGATGTTCCACCTTTGCCTGGTGTGATGGGGGCACAAGGTCCCGTAGGTAAACCCGGGCCTAAAGGTTTTCCTGGTCGGGATGGATCAATTGGACCACCCGGGTTTAGAGGACCGCCAGGGCTTCCAGGAGTAAAGGGAGTTCAAGGAAAAATTGGTAATCCTGGAATTTCTCCTAAAGGCGAACCAGGAAATGATGGTTATAAGGGATTACCTGGTCCACGGGGTCCCATGGGCTATTCAGGACCACCAGGTGTAGAGGGCCCTAAAGGGCAAAAAGGATATACTATATTTGGTCCAAAAGGTGAAATGGGGGATGAAGGAATAAATGGAGTACATGGAACACGTGGTGATCGTGGAGAAATTGGTTTGATGGGCCCTCCGGGTATACCAGGGACCGGCGTGGACGCGATAGGACCTCCGGGAGAGCGAGGTCGTCCGGGCTCCCCAGGCGACAGTGGTGATCCCGGATTTCCGGGTAGGCCTGGTCTGCTCGGCCCAAAAGGCATTCGAGGAGATGACTGTCCATATTGTCCATCAG gAACACCGGGAATTAAAGGAAAGAAAGGTGAAAGTGGTTTATTTGGTCAAAAAGGTTATCCTGGTTTACCCGGATTAGCCGGTCAGCGCGGTTTACCAGGATACCCCGGCAGAAACGGCACTAGAGGTCAAAAAGGTCCGAAGGGTTTCAAAGGAAAGCAAGGACCCGCCGGTGAAGAAGGTCTAAAGGGAAGAAAGGGAGTATTGAGAAGACCACCATTGCCTCAAATCGCGaaagaaaaaggaaatatGGGAGAAAGAG GTTTACCTGGCACATCAGGTCTTCGAGGAGATAGAGGATTGCCTGGAGGTTGGGGTGAAAATGGTCCGAAAGGAGTGAAAGGTCACAGAGGGGATCACGGGCGACCTGGCATGCCGGGTCGTGATGGGTCCCCGGGCGACGACGGGATACCCGGTCAACCCGGCCGAAATGCCACTACACCTATGAGCTTCCTTTTCGGTCAAAAAGGAGAACCTGGtcctaa CGGTGAACCGGGTAACCAGGGCGATACGGGAAGAAAGGGAGATCCTGGTGATTCATCTGGTTTCATAAATCTTATGAAGGGAGATAAAGGCGTTCAGGGCCCTGTGGGCCCTaaag gttacaCGGGCATGAAAGGAATCATCGGTGACCGAGGGGAGGATGGGTTCCCAGGTTTGAGTGGAGATAGGGGTTTACGAGGTCTGGCTTTAACAGGAGAAATAGGAGAAAAGGGTCAGCCCGGGGAAAGAGGAAGCATAGGTGACTTTGGAGAACCCGGACCTCCTGGTCCACAAGGGCCTGCAGGGTTTCCAGCACCCAAAGGAGTAAAAGGCTCCATAGGAGCCGTGGGTCCCTCAATTATTGTAGGCGATAGAGGTGTTCAAGGACTACCTGGTTCTCCAGGAACTCCAGGCCTGCAAGGTTACCCCGGTATACCAGGGCAGCCTGGATCTTACGGCATTAAAGGAGAAACTGGACCTCCCGGTGACATGGGACGTGAAGGAAATACAGGCCTAACC GGGCGCAAAGGGTTTCCAGGTATTCAAAGACCAGGCCCGCCAGGATTACCCGGCAAGAATGGGTTCCCAGGTCGTATGGGCCTATTTGGGGAACGTGGACCCGATGGATCACCAGGCGAACCAGGAGACATTGGCCCGAAGGGAATGATAGGAGAAGTCGGGGCCATAGGCAAACAAGGAATGCAAGGAACACCTGGAGTAGATGGGGTCCGCGGTTTCCCAGGATATATAGGAGCTCCTGGTTTAGCAGGACAACCCGGCGACCAAGGAGATTCTGGGCCACCAGGTTATGATGGAGAACCAGGACCCCCTGGCAATGAAGGTCGCAAAGGAGAAAAAGGAATCAAAGGAGTGATTGGCATATCAGGTCCCCAAGGCTATGATGGTGTTCGAGGGAACAAGGGAATTAACGGTGATATAGGTGAATATGGCGCCAAAGGTGAGCGTGGAGAAGATGCGACGCATGGAAACAAAGGAGATACTGGAGATTCTGGTTATGACGGCAGGCCAGGGCTGCCGGGCCAAAAGGGGGCTAAAGGCATAAAAGGCGACATAGGGGAAATGGGAATATCTTTAACGGGCGAGCAGGGTGTAAAAGGAGAAGAGGGTCCCGATGGATTTCCAGGAGCACCGGGTATTAAAGGTGCTTCAGGAGAAAGAGGTGACGACGGTTATTCAGGTGTAAAAGGTGCTTTAGGCGACAAGGGATCTATCGGTTTTCCAGGTTTCCCGGGAAGAAAGGGTTTAGATGGAAATCCAGGCAGACCAGGAGTCCGAGGCTTACCTGGCGAGGTCGGTGAAATAGGTGATGAAGGAGATGAAGGTCTACCGGGCCGCATGGGCATACCAGGACTTCAGGGTGATAGAGGACTAATAGGACCAAAGGGACCTAGAGGAGATTTTGGTTTAAAAGGACTTCAAGGATCTCCTAGTTATAGTTACCCTGCTCCTAAAGGCGATCGTGGTGATAGCGGATATGATGGTGAACTTGGTTTACCTGGTGATTATGGAGAACCTGGATATCCAGGACCTAAAGGTGTTCGTGGTTATAAAGGTGACCAAGGACAAGTTGGGTATCCAGGGAAAATGGGTCTGACAGGGCCTAGAGGCTTGCCAGGTAACCAAGGTCCTCCAGGTATGCCTGGTTTACATGCTTTAGACGGCAAAGGACTTCCTGGAGAACCTGGTGTTGATGGTCTACCTGGATGGCCTGGTCCTAGGGGTCAAAAGGGTGCTCCTGGTATATATGGACCCGATGGGCCTAAAGGTATAAAAGGAAATCCCGGGATTAGCTTTAGAGGACCTAAAGGCCCAAAAGGAATAGAAGGAAGTCCAGGACGTCGAGGCTTTTCAGGAGCTGTTGGTATACCAGGTTTGGAAGGTACACCGGGTTTATCGGGTCCGCGAGGAGATTTAGGTGAACCAGGTTTCGCCATAAGTCCTAAAGGACCGATGGGTGAAATTGGATACAAAGGAGCAGAAGGAATCAAAGGTGAAGTAGGAGAAAGGGGTGACACTGGTTATCCTGGATTTGGTGGAATACAAGGCCCAATGGGCTTACCTGGACTTCCCGGTGAGGATGGCGAAATCGGATCTGAAGGCCTACCGGGTATCAAGGGTTTAAAAGGAGATAAAGGTGATATGGTTAATCCATGGGAAGTTTCTCAAGGGCCAAAAGGTGACGTGGGACCACAAGGGTATCCAGGGGGACCAGGCCGAGATGGAATGGAAAGCATATCTTTAAGAAATGGTATGAAAGGGAAAAAAGGAATTCGAGGCGATCGAGGTTCTCAAGGTGCCGTAGGTTTCATGGGAAATCCAGGTCCAATGGGCAGAAAAGGAATTACAGGATTAAAGGGATTTGAAGGACCTCAAGGTTACAGAGGGCAACCAGGAATACCAGCAGTTCGACCAGTTCCAAAATCTAGGGGCTTCTATTATGCACTGCATTCACAGTCTTCAATGATCCCACAATGCCCTCAAGGCACTACACCCATGTGGAACGGATTCTCTTTGATTCATATCGTCGCTAATGCTCAAGCACATGGACAAGATTTAG GTGCTCCTGGAAGTTGTCTGAGAAAGTTTTCAACTATGCCTTATATGTTCTGTAACCTAAATAACGTCTGCGATTTTGCCCAAAGAGAAGATTACAGTTTTTGGCTGTCCACCGATGCTCCTATGCCCATGGCAATGACTCCAATTGAAGCTCGAGAAGTTGGGCTATACATATCTAG ATGTCAAGTTTGTGAATCGCCTACTCGTATGATAGCCATACACAGTCAGAGTAATGAAGTACCACGGTGCCCTGATGACTGGGATCAGTTATGGATTGGATATAGCTTTTTGAtg CATATGGCGGGTTCGGACGCGGCGGGCCAGAGCCTGGTGTCGCCGGGCTCTTGTATGCAAGAGTTCCGCACGAGACCGTTCATAGAATGTAACGGCCTCGGAAGATGCAATTACTTCGCCACGGCGATCTCGTATTGGCTCTCCACGATAgaagacaataaaatgttcCAAAAACCTGAACAGCAAACTCTTAAACAGGATCACGTAAATAGGATAAGCAG ATGTGCAGTATGCATGAGGAGGCCACCAGCACGGGCCAGCAACACGTACCAGTACACGGGCGGAAGCCCGTCAGTGACGTCAGTGCCCAACGCTTACATACGCGGCAACTACCCGCGCCGCCACCGCCTACGCCCACACCGCGGAGGACGCCACGTACGAAGACACCCCTGA
- the vkg gene encoding collagen alpha-2(IV) chain isoform X2 yields MDFIQVVCNQTICDCKGIKGRRGDPGPVGFVGLPGDYGEDGPEGRMGPPGLLGDVGDIGNDGDKGERGFDGSYGPPGYPGPQGPKGLQGLQGPAGLDGCSGIDGRPGYPGIMGPPGNRGMPGKYGDKGFKGDSGEGGANSRGVVGDKGDSGWPGPPGLQGPKGFMGNSGQRGDDGDQGPSGPKGEPGYRGDLGEDNFGSKGDKGETGEPGDAGKPYLRPALPFQNNRTIVAKGPVGPKGYRGLKGENGEKGFSGSPGRPGSDGEPGLDGMKGDQGEVGPRGKPGHQGAPGPPGQKGLKGAPGLPGIDGKDGEVGRVGEDGMNGNPGPQGPAGDPGIYDERLDVPPLPGVMGAQGPVGKPGPKGFPGRDGSIGPPGFRGPPGLPGVKGVQGKIGNPGISPKGEPGNDGYKGLPGPRGPMGYSGPPGVEGPKGQKGYTIFGPKGEMGDEGINGVHGTRGDRGEIGLMGPPGIPGTGVDAIGPPGERGRPGSPGDSGDPGFPGRPGLLGPKGIRGDDCPYCPSGTPGIKGKKGESGLFGQKGYPGLPGLAGQRGLPGYPGRNGTRGQKGPKGFKGKQGPAGEEGLKGRKGVLRRPPLPQIAKEKGNMGERGLPGTSGLRGDRGLPGGWGENGPKGVKGHRGDHGRPGMPGRDGSPGDDGIPGQPGRNATTPMSFLFGQKGEPGPNGEPGNQGDTGRKGDPGDSSGFINLMKGDKGVQGPVGPKGYTGMKGIIGDRGEDGFPGLSGDRGLRGLALTGEIGEKGQPGERGSIGDFGEPGPPGPQGPAGFPAPKGVKGSIGAVGPSIIVGDRGVQGLPGSPGTPGLQGYPGIPGQPGSYGIKGETGPPGDMGREGNTGLTGRKGFPGIQRPGPPGLPGKNGFPGRMGLFGERGPDGSPGEPGDIGPKGMIGEVGAIGKQGMQGTPGVDGVRGFPGYIGAPGLAGQPGDQGDSGPPGYDGEPGPPGNEGRKGEKGIKGVIGISGPQGYDGVRGNKGINGDIGEYGAKGERGEDATHGNKGDTGDSGYDGRPGLPGQKGAKGIKGDIGEMGISLTGEQGVKGEEGPDGFPGAPGIKGASGERGDDGYSGVKGALGDKGSIGFPGFPGRKGLDGNPGRPGVRGLPGEVGEIGDEGDEGLPGRMGIPGLQGDRGLIGPKGPRGDFGLKGLQGSPSYSYPAPKGDRGDSGYDGELGLPGDYGEPGYPGPKGVRGYKGDQGQVGYPGKMGLTGPRGLPGNQGPPGMPGLHALDGKGLPGEPGVDGLPGWPGPRGQKGAPGIYGPDGPKGIKGNPGISFRGPKGPKGIEGSPGRRGFSGAVGIPGLEGTPGLSGPRGDLGEPGFAISPKGPMGEIGYKGAEGIKGEVGERGDTGYPGFGGIQGPMGLPGLPGEDGEIGSEGLPGIKGLKGDKGDMVNPWEVSQGPKGDVGPQGYPGGPGRDGMESISLRNGMKGKKGIRGDRGSQGAVGFMGNPGPMGRKGITGLKGFEGPQGYRGQPGIPAVRPVPKSRGFYYALHSQSSMIPQCPQGTTPMWNGFSLIHIVANAQAHGQDLGAPGSCLRKFSTMPYMFCNLNNVCDFAQREDYSFWLSTDAPMPMAMTPIEAREVGLYISRCQVCESPTRMIAIHSQSNEVPRCPDDWDQLWIGYSFLMHMAGSDAAGQSLVSPGSCMQEFRTRPFIECNGLGRCNYFATAISYWLSTIEDNKMFQKPEQQTLKQDHVNRISRCAVCMRRPPARASNTYQYTGGSPSVTSVPNAYIRGNYPRRHRLRPHRGGRHVRRHP; encoded by the exons atggacttcatacag GTCGTGTGTAACCAAACGATTTGCGATTGCAAAGGAATAAAGGGGAGAAGAGGTGACCCTGGCCCCGTTGGATTCGTCGGTCTACCAGGTGACTATGGAGAGGACGGGCCCGAGGGACGCATGGGGCCGCCAGGCCTGCTCGGCGACGTGGGCGACATCGGAAACGACGGAGACAAAGGGGAAaga GGTTTCGACGGTTCCTACGGTCCTCCAGGATATCCTGGGCCACag GGACCCAAAGGATTACAAGGACTTCAGGGACCTGCTGGGTTGGACGGTTGCAGTGGCATTGATGGAAGGCCTGGTTACCCTGGTATAATGGGGCCGCCTGGTAATAGAGGCATGCCAGGAAAGTATGGAGATAAAGGTTTCAAAGGAGATAGCGGTGAAGGAGGCGCTAATTCTCGCGGCGTAGTAGGCGACAAAGGTGACTCTGGTTGGCCTGGACCGCCTGGCTTACAAGGTCCCAAGGGTTTTATGGGAAATAGTGGACAACGCGGCGACGATGGTGATCAG GGTCCATCGGGTCCTAAAGGCGAACCAGGATATAGAGGTGATCTTGGAGAAGACAATTTTGGATCTAAAGGAGACAAGGGAGAAACTGGGGAACCAGGTGATGCTGGAAAACCATATTTACGACCAGCGTTGCCGTTTCAAAATAACCGAACTATAGTTGCCAAAGGTCCAGTGGGACCTAAAGGGTACCGAGGGTTAAAGGGAGAGAATGGAGAAAAAGGATTTTCCGGCTCACCAGGCCGTCCA gGATCGGACGGGGAGCCAGGACTAGATGGCATGAAAGGAGATCAAGGTGAAGTAGGCCCTCGTGGAAAACCTGGACATCAAGGTGCCCCAGGACCGCCAGGGCAGAAAGGGTTGAAAGGAGCACCAGGTCTCCCGGGCATAGATGGAAAAGATGGTGAAGTTGGTCGAGTTGGTGAAGATGGAATGAATGGAAATCCAGGACCTCAGGGACCAGCAGGAGACCCAGGGATATATGATGAAAGATTAGATGTTCCACCTTTGCCTGGTGTGATGGGGGCACAAGGTCCCGTAGGTAAACCCGGGCCTAAAGGTTTTCCTGGTCGGGATGGATCAATTGGACCACCCGGGTTTAGAGGACCGCCAGGGCTTCCAGGAGTAAAGGGAGTTCAAGGAAAAATTGGTAATCCTGGAATTTCTCCTAAAGGCGAACCAGGAAATGATGGTTATAAGGGATTACCTGGTCCACGGGGTCCCATGGGCTATTCAGGACCACCAGGTGTAGAGGGCCCTAAAGGGCAAAAAGGATATACTATATTTGGTCCAAAAGGTGAAATGGGGGATGAAGGAATAAATGGAGTACATGGAACACGTGGTGATCGTGGAGAAATTGGTTTGATGGGCCCTCCGGGTATACCAGGGACCGGCGTGGACGCGATAGGACCTCCGGGAGAGCGAGGTCGTCCGGGCTCCCCAGGCGACAGTGGTGATCCCGGATTTCCGGGTAGGCCTGGTCTGCTCGGCCCAAAAGGCATTCGAGGAGATGACTGTCCATATTGTCCATCAG gAACACCGGGAATTAAAGGAAAGAAAGGTGAAAGTGGTTTATTTGGTCAAAAAGGTTATCCTGGTTTACCCGGATTAGCCGGTCAGCGCGGTTTACCAGGATACCCCGGCAGAAACGGCACTAGAGGTCAAAAAGGTCCGAAGGGTTTCAAAGGAAAGCAAGGACCCGCCGGTGAAGAAGGTCTAAAGGGAAGAAAGGGAGTATTGAGAAGACCACCATTGCCTCAAATCGCGaaagaaaaaggaaatatGGGAGAAAGAG GTTTACCTGGCACATCAGGTCTTCGAGGAGATAGAGGATTGCCTGGAGGTTGGGGTGAAAATGGTCCGAAAGGAGTGAAAGGTCACAGAGGGGATCACGGGCGACCTGGCATGCCGGGTCGTGATGGGTCCCCGGGCGACGACGGGATACCCGGTCAACCCGGCCGAAATGCCACTACACCTATGAGCTTCCTTTTCGGTCAAAAAGGAGAACCTGGtcctaa CGGTGAACCGGGTAACCAGGGCGATACGGGAAGAAAGGGAGATCCTGGTGATTCATCTGGTTTCATAAATCTTATGAAGGGAGATAAAGGCGTTCAGGGCCCTGTGGGCCCTaaag gttacaCGGGCATGAAAGGAATCATCGGTGACCGAGGGGAGGATGGGTTCCCAGGTTTGAGTGGAGATAGGGGTTTACGAGGTCTGGCTTTAACAGGAGAAATAGGAGAAAAGGGTCAGCCCGGGGAAAGAGGAAGCATAGGTGACTTTGGAGAACCCGGACCTCCTGGTCCACAAGGGCCTGCAGGGTTTCCAGCACCCAAAGGAGTAAAAGGCTCCATAGGAGCCGTGGGTCCCTCAATTATTGTAGGCGATAGAGGTGTTCAAGGACTACCTGGTTCTCCAGGAACTCCAGGCCTGCAAGGTTACCCCGGTATACCAGGGCAGCCTGGATCTTACGGCATTAAAGGAGAAACTGGACCTCCCGGTGACATGGGACGTGAAGGAAATACAGGCCTAACC GGGCGCAAAGGGTTTCCAGGTATTCAAAGACCAGGCCCGCCAGGATTACCCGGCAAGAATGGGTTCCCAGGTCGTATGGGCCTATTTGGGGAACGTGGACCCGATGGATCACCAGGCGAACCAGGAGACATTGGCCCGAAGGGAATGATAGGAGAAGTCGGGGCCATAGGCAAACAAGGAATGCAAGGAACACCTGGAGTAGATGGGGTCCGCGGTTTCCCAGGATATATAGGAGCTCCTGGTTTAGCAGGACAACCCGGCGACCAAGGAGATTCTGGGCCACCAGGTTATGATGGAGAACCAGGACCCCCTGGCAATGAAGGTCGCAAAGGAGAAAAAGGAATCAAAGGAGTGATTGGCATATCAGGTCCCCAAGGCTATGATGGTGTTCGAGGGAACAAGGGAATTAACGGTGATATAGGTGAATATGGCGCCAAAGGTGAGCGTGGAGAAGATGCGACGCATGGAAACAAAGGAGATACTGGAGATTCTGGTTATGACGGCAGGCCAGGGCTGCCGGGCCAAAAGGGGGCTAAAGGCATAAAAGGCGACATAGGGGAAATGGGAATATCTTTAACGGGCGAGCAGGGTGTAAAAGGAGAAGAGGGTCCCGATGGATTTCCAGGAGCACCGGGTATTAAAGGTGCTTCAGGAGAAAGAGGTGACGACGGTTATTCAGGTGTAAAAGGTGCTTTAGGCGACAAGGGATCTATCGGTTTTCCAGGTTTCCCGGGAAGAAAGGGTTTAGATGGAAATCCAGGCAGACCAGGAGTCCGAGGCTTACCTGGCGAGGTCGGTGAAATAGGTGATGAAGGAGATGAAGGTCTACCGGGCCGCATGGGCATACCAGGACTTCAGGGTGATAGAGGACTAATAGGACCAAAGGGACCTAGAGGAGATTTTGGTTTAAAAGGACTTCAAGGATCTCCTAGTTATAGTTACCCTGCTCCTAAAGGCGATCGTGGTGATAGCGGATATGATGGTGAACTTGGTTTACCTGGTGATTATGGAGAACCTGGATATCCAGGACCTAAAGGTGTTCGTGGTTATAAAGGTGACCAAGGACAAGTTGGGTATCCAGGGAAAATGGGTCTGACAGGGCCTAGAGGCTTGCCAGGTAACCAAGGTCCTCCAGGTATGCCTGGTTTACATGCTTTAGACGGCAAAGGACTTCCTGGAGAACCTGGTGTTGATGGTCTACCTGGATGGCCTGGTCCTAGGGGTCAAAAGGGTGCTCCTGGTATATATGGACCCGATGGGCCTAAAGGTATAAAAGGAAATCCCGGGATTAGCTTTAGAGGACCTAAAGGCCCAAAAGGAATAGAAGGAAGTCCAGGACGTCGAGGCTTTTCAGGAGCTGTTGGTATACCAGGTTTGGAAGGTACACCGGGTTTATCGGGTCCGCGAGGAGATTTAGGTGAACCAGGTTTCGCCATAAGTCCTAAAGGACCGATGGGTGAAATTGGATACAAAGGAGCAGAAGGAATCAAAGGTGAAGTAGGAGAAAGGGGTGACACTGGTTATCCTGGATTTGGTGGAATACAAGGCCCAATGGGCTTACCTGGACTTCCCGGTGAGGATGGCGAAATCGGATCTGAAGGCCTACCGGGTATCAAGGGTTTAAAAGGAGATAAAGGTGATATGGTTAATCCATGGGAAGTTTCTCAAGGGCCAAAAGGTGACGTGGGACCACAAGGGTATCCAGGGGGACCAGGCCGAGATGGAATGGAAAGCATATCTTTAAGAAATGGTATGAAAGGGAAAAAAGGAATTCGAGGCGATCGAGGTTCTCAAGGTGCCGTAGGTTTCATGGGAAATCCAGGTCCAATGGGCAGAAAAGGAATTACAGGATTAAAGGGATTTGAAGGACCTCAAGGTTACAGAGGGCAACCAGGAATACCAGCAGTTCGACCAGTTCCAAAATCTAGGGGCTTCTATTATGCACTGCATTCACAGTCTTCAATGATCCCACAATGCCCTCAAGGCACTACACCCATGTGGAACGGATTCTCTTTGATTCATATCGTCGCTAATGCTCAAGCACATGGACAAGATTTAG GTGCTCCTGGAAGTTGTCTGAGAAAGTTTTCAACTATGCCTTATATGTTCTGTAACCTAAATAACGTCTGCGATTTTGCCCAAAGAGAAGATTACAGTTTTTGGCTGTCCACCGATGCTCCTATGCCCATGGCAATGACTCCAATTGAAGCTCGAGAAGTTGGGCTATACATATCTAG ATGTCAAGTTTGTGAATCGCCTACTCGTATGATAGCCATACACAGTCAGAGTAATGAAGTACCACGGTGCCCTGATGACTGGGATCAGTTATGGATTGGATATAGCTTTTTGAtg CATATGGCGGGTTCGGACGCGGCGGGCCAGAGCCTGGTGTCGCCGGGCTCTTGTATGCAAGAGTTCCGCACGAGACCGTTCATAGAATGTAACGGCCTCGGAAGATGCAATTACTTCGCCACGGCGATCTCGTATTGGCTCTCCACGATAgaagacaataaaatgttcCAAAAACCTGAACAGCAAACTCTTAAACAGGATCACGTAAATAGGATAAGCAG ATGTGCAGTATGCATGAGGAGGCCACCAGCACGGGCCAGCAACACGTACCAGTACACGGGCGGAAGCCCGTCAGTGACGTCAGTGCCCAACGCTTACATACGCGGCAACTACCCGCGCCGCCACCGCCTACGCCCACACCGCGGAGGACGCCACGTACGAAGACACCCCTGA